tcgatttttttaaaaattaataattatataaataaatgaaaaaCAATAAAAGGACACTAAACATTAATAAAATCACATATGAAATCTAAAAATATTTACATATAAGTAAgaatttctaaaaatattaaaaagaaaTTAATAAATAAGTTTTTTATTAACAAAATCAAAATCCAACGGTTGTAAATGATGTCAGCTCATCTATCCAAAGAAACACAACTTATGTATATACACATCTCGAATCCCTCTCAATTCTTATGAACAAATTCACAAGTCAATCTCTCTCTCCTTCCCCCAATTCTCAAACCCTAGATTTGTGTGTTGGCTCCCAAAGCAGGAAAGAAGATGTCAGCCAAGAAGAAGTCAGTCCTCCGGCGGAGAAGAAGCTCAAGGCCGGAAAGAAGCTCGGAATGATGGCTTGGAAGATTGTAAATCAGTTTACACTGATTTAGAAGTCAGTCCTCCGGCGGTGTGTGTTTTGTGTATATGAGTTTATGCCTCAGGGCAGCTTGGAAAAGCATCTATTTGGGAGTGAGTTTCtcaatttatattaaaattaaatttgtGTTGATTTACTATTTTTTGATGTAGCTACTCGATTTAATTGAAATAGAGGATTCTTACTTCCAACCGCTCTCATGGAATCTTCGTATCAGTATTGTTCTTGGTGCAGCAAAGGGGCTTGCATTTCTTCACAGTCCAGAAGTTAATGTGATTCATCATGATTTTAGAACATCCACTATATTAGTTGATTCTGTATGTGGAACAAATTGATCGTTTAACTTTATTATAAATTATTGCTCTCAATATATTGGTTTAGCCTTGTGAGTTCTCAATTACTGATTGACAGAAGTACAATGCAAAGCTCTCCAATTTCGGGTTGGCAAAAGATGGACCAAAGCAAGGAAGAACCCATGTGTCTACAAGAGTTATGGGAACATTAGGTTATCTAGCTCCAGAATATGCTGCTACAGGTTATTATTCCACAAAATCAATTTTCAAAAGGTTTCAAAATGATGCATTTGTTGCTTCTTTGTGTCAATATGGCTGAGAAACCATATTACGATGCAAAGGAAAATACAGTTTATCTCCGGTCAAGGAAGGTTTAGAACGAGGAGGGGTATTCTCCGTGACCATGTTGTAAAAAATTTCAGATATTGTCAACTTACTTAAGAGTATATAAATGTCACAATTAGGAAGCACAAACTCCTTGCATTAGGATAATCTTAATCTACATGCATTAATTTGGGTGCATCCACATTTATTCTTCTAATCCTGTGCCAATTTCCTTTTATGTAGGTCATCTTACAAAGAAAAGTGATGTCTACAGCTTTGGTGTTGTTCTCCTAGAAATACTGACGGGACGAAGACTGACTGACGAGATTCTTGCAACAAGGGCATGGGCTAAGTGTTACCTTACCAGCAAGCATGGGGTTCTGTATGTCATGGATGTTCACATCCAAGGCCAATATACTGTCAGAGCAGCACTAAGAGCTGCTTCACTCGCACTTAAATGCCTTTCTGTAGATCCTAAATCAAGACCTAATGCAAGCCAGGTAGTAGAAGTATTGGAGCATCTTCAGAACTCAAAAAAATATCAGAAGTGAAGCCCTCCAGAGGTCCTGAAGCATTGAGGCGTGTGAATTTTTATGTTTTAAGTTATGGCTATGGCCTCACAGCCTTTGCAAAGATCGTCAGGGTTCCTGGCGCTATGGCGTTTAGAACATCCAGATGCCATGCTTTTTTCAGAAAGGGCACATGGCCTCCATGGTAACATTGTTATCTAAACAATGATTTGTGGACAATTAGGCATAACGAGAATACAAACTACCCCGGGGAAGAGCTTTTGTGCTATAGTTTAATCTATTCGAGTGTATGCAGCTTGTGTATCTAAATCAGAATTTATGGTCTTCTGCTTCAGGGGTCCTAGGTAGGGAGCCGCATAT
The sequence above is drawn from the Apium graveolens cultivar Ventura chromosome 2, ASM990537v1, whole genome shotgun sequence genome and encodes:
- the LOC141694112 gene encoding receptor-like cytoplasmic kinase 176 — its product is MGSEITLKEGRKLDEKWKKMVVVVSAKRVGGKRREWSGLECLNVGVNLIIPFYFYTHTRLIYPKKHNLCIYTSRIPLNSYEQIHKSISLSFPQFSNPRFVCWLPKQERRCQPRRSQSSGGEEAQGRKEARNDGLEDCKSVYTDLEVSPPALLDLIEIEDSYFQPLSWNLRISIVLGAAKGLAFLHSPEVNKYNAKLSNFGLAKDGPKQGRTHVSTRVMGTLGYLAPEYAATGHLTKKSDVYSFGVVLLEILTGRRLTDEILATRAWAKCYLTSKHGVLYVMDVHIQGQYTVRAALRAASLALKCLSVDPKSRPNASQVVEVLEHLQNSKKYQK